From a region of the Lactuca sativa cultivar Salinas chromosome 4, Lsat_Salinas_v11, whole genome shotgun sequence genome:
- the LOC111918553 gene encoding protein FAR1-RELATED SEQUENCE 6-like has product MDAALSCSISKVFQGCTHRLCMWHIMSKMPSKIEADLVSNSDFKKRINQLVWNMNIKPSEFENKWDLMLNEFHLKENKWLADMFNKRDKWIPSYFRDIPMCGLMKTTSRSESSNSFFNVFSSPTNLLVNFMFNFDTALSKQRHEQKRLDIASRDTSPQLLFPNENLKIEKHASLVYTREAFIKVQKQIKKAFYQCFQKKSVLIDGRQQCTIVYKELKSGKRPEFKVSFDAKDETIECECLHFTFFGILCSHAFIILIDYDIPMIPEKYILDRWRKNIVDIGFQKINQKWRVCSTEISNLLQDATSFFEKCVESVIHDKEKLQELVNSLQQLSETCGKDVSTRSTLIPIKDVIENIIGVPTSIDVKIKVPSEIKTKGSGKRSRIKSVAEKAIAKSLKPKHKCKGCNQLVNHDVRNCPLNPSNVLRPFKKHQ; this is encoded by the exons ATGGATGCAGCATTATCTTGTTCAATATCAAAGGTGTTTCAAGGATGTACTCACAGATTATGTATGTGGCACATAATGTCAAAAATGCCATCAAAG ATTGAAGCTGACTTAGTTTCAAATTCAGATTTCAAGAAACGCATAAATCAACTAGTTTGGAATATGAATATCAAACCATCAGAATTTGAGAACAAATGGGATTTGATGTTGAATGAGTTTCATTTGAAGGAAAATAAATGGTTGGCTGATATGTTCAACAAGAGAGATAAATGGATTCCATCCTATTTCAGAGATATACCAATGTGTGGACTTATGAAGACTACATCAAGATCTGAAAGTTCTAattcctttttcaatgttttctcAAGTCCAACCAACTTACTTGTTAATTTTATGTTCAACTTTGACACTGCACTTTCAAAGCAGCGCCATGAACAAAAAAGATTAGACATTGCATCAAGAGATACTTCTCCACAACTGCTATTTCcaaatgaaaatttgaaaatagaaAAGCATGCATCATTGGTATACACACGAGAAGCATTCATAAAAGtgcaaaaacaaataaaaaaggcATTCTATCagtgttttcaaaaaaaatcgGTTTTGATTGATGGTCGTCAACAATGCACAATTGTCTACAAAGAACTAAAATCAGGCAAGCGACCAGAATTTAAG GTTTCTTTTGATGCAAAAGATGAAACAATTGAATGTGAATGTTTGCATTTCACATTTTTTGGAATCCTTTGTAGTCATGCTTTCATAATTCTTATAGATTATGACATTCCCATGATACCTGAAAAATACATTCTAGATAGATGGAGAAAGAACATAGTGGATATTGGTTTTCAAAAGATAAACCAAAAATGGAGAGTGTGCAGTACAGAAATTTCAAATCTCTTGCAGGATGCAACTTCTTTTTTTGAGAAATGCGTTGAATCGGTTATTCATGACAAAGAAAAACTACAAGAATTGGTGAACTCTCTTCAACAATTAAGTGAAACTTGTGGAAAGGATGTTTCTACAAGATCAactttaattccaataaaagatGTGATTGAAAATATCATTGGAGTTCCAACTTCAATTGATGTGAAAATCAAAGTACCAAGTGAGATAAAAACAAAAGGAAGTGGAAAGAGGAGTCGAATCAAAAGTGTTGCAGAAAAAGCAATAGCAAAATCACTTAAACCAAAACACAAATGCAAAGGATGCAACCAATTAGTCAACCATGATGTAAGAAATTGCCCATTAAATCCTTCAAATGTGCTTAGGCCTTTCAAAAAACATcagtaa
- the LOC128133571 gene encoding protein FAR1-RELATED SEQUENCE 5-like yields MEIQKKKNIDTLTSKRLKKQERKSYSKVTGCMAMIGFDRNVATNKITVYAFEDAHNHPLTEFNEENICSPNHRLSIFDQELIVKASTINIGATKAHKLRASLKGGYDNLPATKNDFKNFWRDYTNIVGPNDAQCVLDDDVLNAMFWVDETGRENYSKFSDVISMDATYRTNRYNMIFVPFIAINNHDKTINVGAD; encoded by the exons AtggaaatccaaaaaaaaaaaaacattgatacTCTTACATCCAAACGTCTGAAAAAACAAGAAAGGAAATCATATTCTAAGGTCACAGGATGTATGGCAATGATTGGTTTTGACAGAAATGTTGCAACAAATAAAATCACCGTATATGCATTTGAAGACGCACATAACCATCCACTTACTGAATTTAATGAAGAAAACATCTGCTCTCCAAATCATCGTCTTAGTATTTTTGATCAAGAACTAATTGTTAAAGCTTCAACTATCAACATTGGTGCCACAAAAGCACACAAGTTAAGAGCATCATTAAAGGGAGGATATGATAATTTGCCAGCAACAAAGAATgatttcaaaaacttttggagaGATTATACAAATATTGTTGGACCAAATGATGCTCAATGTGTT TTGGATGAtgatgtgctaaatgctatgtttTGGGTTGATGAAACAGGAAGAGAAAACTACTCTAAGTTTTCTGATGTTATATCAATGGATGCTACTTATAGAACAAACAg GTACAATATGATATTTGTTCCTTTCATTGCAATAAACAATCATGACAAGACAATCAACGTTGGAGCAGACTAA
- the LOC111918509 gene encoding plant intracellular Ras-group-related LRR protein 7, which yields MGCFASKSADSKSSRLSRWRATGIVALRDGKLKSFPDEVLELDKSVRTLDLTHNKLVDIPEEISKLINMQRLILANNVLERLPMNLGKLKSLKFIILDGNKLTTLPDEVGQLVKLERLSISSNLLASLPETIGSLRNLLLLNVSNNKLKSLPESVGSCFSLEELQANENSIEELPTSVCSLIHLKSLCLDHNNLKQIPPSLLKECKVLQNISLHGNPISMDQFQQMEGFEEFEERRKKKFDKQIDSNVMISSKGLDEGVDL from the exons ATGGGATGTTTTGCCAGCAAGAGTGCTGATTCCAAATCCAGCCGCCTCTCTAGATGGCGTGCCACTGGCATTGTAGCCTTACGCGACGGAAAATTGAAG TCATTTCCAGATGAAGTTCTAGAGCTGGACAAATCTGTAAGGACACTTGATCTAACACACAACAAATTAG TTGATATCCCAGAGGAGATCAGCAAACTAATCAATATGCAGAGGCTG ATTTTAGCAAATAATGTACTTGAGCGTCTTCCAATGAATCTTGGGAAACTTAAGTCTTTAAAATTTATCATACTTGATGGAAATAAACTTACCACATTGCCAGATGAAG TGGGCCAATTGGTGAAACTTGAGCGTTTATCTATCTCTAGCAACCTGTTAGCCAGTCTTCCTGAAACCATTGGAAGCTTGAGGAAT TTGTTGCTACTAAACGTTTCGAATAATAAACTAAAGTCTCTTCCAGAATCTGTTGGGAGCTGCTTTTCTTTAGAAGAGCTACAAGCAAATG AAAATTCGATTGAAGAACTTCCCACTTCGGTTTGCAGTCTGATTCATCTGAAGTCACTTTGCTTAGACCATAACAATTTAAAACAG ATTCCTCCAAGTTTATTGAAAGAATGCAAGGTTCTGCAGAATATTTCATTGCATGGTAATCCCATATCTATGGATCAGTTCCAGCAG ATGGAAGGATTTGAAgagtttgaagaaagaaggaaaaaGAAATTCGACAAACAAATAGATTCAAATGTGATGATCAGTTCTAAAGGTCTTGATGAGGGCGTTGACCTATGA